Below is a genomic region from Jiangella gansuensis DSM 44835.
CGGGCCGCGAGCTCGCGGTGCCCGTGCCCCGGCTGCGCGGCGTCGCGCCGTCGTCGTCGGCGTGGTCGATGGTCTGGTACGGCGTCGGATATGCCGTGGCCAGCCTCTCCTGCACCGTCGCGCCGTTCCTGGCGATGGCCACGGCCACCTTCTCGTCCGCGGGTGTGGCCGGCGGATTGCTCGCCTTCGTCGCGTACGGCGTCGGGATGGGCCTGGTGGTCGGGTTCCTGGCGGCCGCGGTCGCGCTGGGCAGCGACACCGTCGTGCGCCGCGCTCGGCGGCTGTTGCCCTACGTGTCCCGGGTGAGCGGCGCACTGCTGATCCCCGCCGGCGCGTACGTCGTCTACTACGGCGTCTACGAGCTGCGGTTGCGCGCCGGCGGCGACCCACAGGACCCCGTCATCGACGCGGCACTGGCCGTCCAAGGCACCGTCAGCGGCTGGGTGATCGACATCGGACCTGCGTGGTTCGCAGCGGCAGCCGCCACGGTCGTGGGTGTCGGGCTGCTCGCGGGTCTACTGCGCCGCCGCGTCCGCCGCTGACGCGGGCAGCGCTAGGGGTCACAGCAGGGGACGTGGCCCGGCAAGGACATGGCTGGACCGCCGGCGCCCTCCGACAAGAAGCCCCGGCGCGGAACCACTACAGAACGCGCCGGGGCTCAGCCGGGATCACGGGTGTTAGAGCACCTAGCCCAACCATAATCAAGTTTACCCGTTGACGGGGATCTTGGCCGAGTGTCACGATGATCGACTAACTACATCGGGAATCCGCCCGGCGTAGTCCAGAGAGGGGCTACCGGGCGGACTGTTAGAGCGGTTCACCTGGTGCCCTCAGAACTTGGGGAGGACCTCAAGTGAACCACTACAGCAGGCGAGGACGTACGACGTTGGAGCGCTTGGAGAGGCTTCGTCGTCACACCAAGGTCCTTGGTCAGATCCTTCGGGACCTTTGGCCGTTGGTCGTGGTGGCGTTCTTGGTTCGGATGTGACCTTGCATCAGCTCGGCTGACGTCGAGCCGCAGGGAGCGAACGGGGATCGGTGAGAGCCGATCCCCTTCGTGCGTTGCGCCGAGCGTCCCCGGCGGATGTGACGTTGTGGGCGAATGGCACACGGGGCCTGCCCACGACGTGACACAAGCCAGCAAGGCGTCCCGCAGGACGGGGATGAATCTGCCCGGGTGGCGCCGGCGCCAACAGTGGGCCGTAGCGTCGCCGGTCCAGAACACGTACCGCACGCCCGGGCGGGCATGGTCCGGCACCTCGAGGCTGCCGTCGCGCACACCCCGGCTGGTCAGATCACGTGGAGGCCGAGTGCCTCGCGGACCAGCCGGACCGCCTCGCCGGGCGAGGGCAGCGCACCGGCGCTGACCGTCCGCCCGTCGACCATGATGGCGGCATATGCCGGGCCGCGCAGCACCGCCTTGACCGCTTCACCCCAGGAGAGGCCCTGGCGACGGACATCCTTGGCAATCGCCGGGGCCAGGTAGAGGTGGTTGCGCGGGTCGACGATCTCGAGGTCGACACCGGCGGGCAGGTTGTCGCGCAGGGTCAGATATATCCGGGCGAGCGGGTCCCAGTCGTCCCGCTCGCCGAAACCGCGGTGTGCCTCGTGGTGCTCAGGGTTGACGCACAACCCCTTGGTGGACCCGCCCCCGCAGCACCCCGCACCCACGCCCTCGGACATGTCCCAGGGGCGAATGAGCAGGACACGGTGGGTGGATTCGACGGGCCCGGTCACCGCTGGCCGTCTCCTTCCTCAGCCTCTGCCGGGGTGGTGTCGCTGCTGCTCGTCACGCCTGCGCGGCGCTCATTCACCAGAGTGCGCATCCGGATGACGGCCTCCACGATCAGCCACAACGCCAGTACCAGGATGATGAGGTCGAGCGGGACGAGGACCCAGCGCTCCTCGGCAGCCCAGAACTGGTCCAGCTGGATGATCAACGCCCACACCGTCATCACCAGCAGGAACACCATCGGGACCAGGACGGCGAGCGGGTTGCGCCCATTCCGGGTGACCCAGACCGCCACGACTGCCAGCGCCAGCCCGGCAGTGAGCTGGTTGGTCGTCCCGAACAGCCGCCACAGCGTTCCGAACGCGAACCCCGCATCCGTGCTGCCCGGCATCAGCGCCAGCAGCAGCGGGACGATGACCGCCACCAGGCCGGAGAACGTGAGGCTGCGGGCCAGCCAGTGCCAGCGGACGATGGTAGCGATCTCCTGCACGATGTAGCGCTGCAGCCGGACGCCGGTGTCCATCGTCGTCGCGGCGAACGAGATCACCACCACCGCTGCGAACGTGGCGGCGAGGGTGAGCTCGATTCCGAGGTTGTTCGCGAAGGCGGCGATGCCGTTCACGAAATTCGCCGTGGCCCCGCCGGAGGCCGTCGCGTAGTCGGGATAGAGCGCCTCCCACTCCACCCGAGTGGCCGCGACACCGGCGCTCACCGCCAGGATCGACGCCATCGCCAGACTGCCCTCGCCGACCGCGCCGAGGTAGCCGACGTGCCGCGCGTCGGTCTCCTTGTCCAGTTGCTTTGACGTGGTGCCGGACGACACCAGTGAGTGGAAGCCGGATATCGCCCCGCACGCGATCGTGATGAACAGGAACGGGAAGATGTTCGGCGACCCCTCGGGCAGGTCGGTGTTCAGCGCGGGCGCGACGATCCGGTCCAGGCCCACCAGGACCCCGAGGAATGTGACGCCGAGCGCGATGAACAGCTGGTGCGAGTTGATGTAGTCGCGCGGCTGGAGCAACAGCCAGACGGGCAGGCGGGAGGCGATGAACGTGTAGGCGAACATGATGACGACCCACACGTCGCGTGGCTCCATGCCGAGCGCGTCGGCCAAGCCGGTGATCTCGATCGGGTTGTTGTTGCCGATCCAGATCAGGACGTACAGGGCGATCACGCCGATGATCGACGGCACCAGTGCGGGGCTGCGCGTCCGGTAGATGTACTGGCCGATGGCGATGGCCAACGGGATCTCGAACCAGATCGGGATCACCGCGCCCGGGAAGGCCACGAACAGGTTGCCGATGACGACCGCGAACACCGCGTTGACCAGCGTGAGCAGGAAGAAGATGATCAGCAGGAACAGGATCCTGGACCGCTTGCTGATCACCTCGCTGGCCAGCGTGCCGATGTTCTGCGCCTTGTGGCGGACCGAGACGACGAGCGACCCGAAGTCGTGCACACCGGCGGCGAAGATCGTGCCGATGGTCACCCACAGCAGCGCCGGCACCCAACCCCAGAACACCGCGATCGCCGGGCCGACGATCGGAGCGGCGCCGGCGACCGAGGTGAAGTGGTGCCCGAACAGCACGTGCTTGTTGGTCGGGACGTAGTCGACACCATCGGCGAACTGATGCGCCGGCGTGACGAACGCGGGGTCCAGCGCATAGACCTTGGTGGTCAGGTACTTCGAGTAGTAGACGTATCCGAGTGCGTACAGGACGAGTACGACCACGGCTATGACGATCGCGGGCATCAATGCCCCCTCAGGTCGGAGGTACCCAGCCTCCGCCCGCGGCCGGACACCGTAGGATGTTGACGGCACTATGACGCAGGTCACAGTGGCCGGTCAATAGTCCGATACGCCTTCGAAACGGAACCGACACCGGGAGGGTCACTCTGGACGTCAGCCTGCGCCAACCGGTCCGGGCCGCCTCAGTGGCGGAGCTCACCTGGGTCGGCCCCGGCGGACGGCCGGACGCGCTGCCTGTGACGCCGTTGCTGCTGGACGAGCGGCCGGCGGTTGCCTACCCGTACGCCTACGCGGACCTGGCCCGCCAGATCGTCGGCTCTCCCGCCGTCGCCCTCACCCTTTCGGACCCGCGAATGACCGGCAGCGGCTGGCGGGCCATGACAGCGGCCGGGCAGGCCCGGCTTGTCGAGGACTCCCAAGGTGAGCTGTTCCGTGCGCAGCTGCTGCGCGAAGAGTTGCGCAAGTATCCACCGTCGCGGGCGCTGGCCGACTCGCTCATACTGCAGCGTGAGCACTGGTGGTACCTGCCGCGGCTGATCGTCATCCTCGACCTCGGCGGCCCGGTGCCGGTCGAGCCACGGGTCGACGGCCAGTCCCAGGTGCTGTCGATGTGGGCCGGCGGCCGGTTGCACGTCGACACCGTGCGCGTGACGGACACCAGCACCGACCGGCCGCACGTTGCCAGTCTGGCCGGACGGCCGATACCGGACGGACCAGCCTCGCTGCTCGGCCACGACTTCTCGGTTCCCGACCTGGAACGCTGGACGCCCTGGGTCACCGCCGGCGAGATGGCAGGTGGCGTGTTCAAGGCGTCAGGGCGACCCGAACGCACCACGCTGGAGCCGAGTCTGAGCTTGCGGCAACGCTACCGTCGCCAACGCGACCTGGAACGGGCCTGCCGAGCCAACCTCCCGCCCGGGTAGCGCCGGCAGCGGGCCAACGTGCGCCTCGATCTCCAGTTGCTCGGCGGACGGGTGATAAGGTTGCCTTATGACCCTGGCGGCAGAGTACGCCGATGCCCGGCGCGGCGCAGATATCGCGCGCCTGCGGCGGGTGCTTGCCCTGCGCGCGATGATGGCGAGCGGCATGAGTCAGCGTCAGATAGCCAAGGAGCTGGGCATTTCTCAGCCGGCGATCAGCCAGCAGCTCAAGTTCGCCGCCGAGCTGGAGAACCTGCACCCTGAGCTCTTGTTGGAGGCGGCTACGCCGATCCTCAAAGCACTGGCTGCGGAGCACGGCTACTCTCGCTTGTCCGTCTTCGGCTCGGTGGCTCGTCGTCAGGCACGTCCCGACTCCGACCTCGACCTTCTCATTGAAGCTCCCGAAGGAACGTCGACGTTTGGGTTCATCCGGTTCAAGCAGCTCATCGAGCAGGTCCTGGGCCGGACGATCGATCTGATCGAGTACGGCGGGCTCAAGGCCAGGCTGGATGACGACA
It encodes:
- a CDS encoding carbon starvation CstA family protein, encoding MPAIVIAVVVLVLYALGYVYYSKYLTTKVYALDPAFVTPAHQFADGVDYVPTNKHVLFGHHFTSVAGAAPIVGPAIAVFWGWVPALLWVTIGTIFAAGVHDFGSLVVSVRHKAQNIGTLASEVISKRSRILFLLIIFFLLTLVNAVFAVVIGNLFVAFPGAVIPIWFEIPLAIAIGQYIYRTRSPALVPSIIGVIALYVLIWIGNNNPIEITGLADALGMEPRDVWVVIMFAYTFIASRLPVWLLLQPRDYINSHQLFIALGVTFLGVLVGLDRIVAPALNTDLPEGSPNIFPFLFITIACGAISGFHSLVSSGTTSKQLDKETDARHVGYLGAVGEGSLAMASILAVSAGVAATRVEWEALYPDYATASGGATANFVNGIAAFANNLGIELTLAATFAAVVVISFAATTMDTGVRLQRYIVQEIATIVRWHWLARSLTFSGLVAVIVPLLLALMPGSTDAGFAFGTLWRLFGTTNQLTAGLALAVVAVWVTRNGRNPLAVLVPMVFLLVMTVWALIIQLDQFWAAEERWVLVPLDLIILVLALWLIVEAVIRMRTLVNERRAGVTSSSDTTPAEAEEGDGQR
- a CDS encoding nucleotidyltransferase domain-containing protein, with amino-acid sequence MTLAAEYADARRGADIARLRRVLALRAMMASGMSQRQIAKELGISQPAISQQLKFAAELENLHPELLLEAATPILKALAAEHGYSRLSVFGSVARRQARPDSDLDLLIEAPEGTSTFGFIRFKQLIEQVLGRTIDLIEYGGLKARLDDDIRREAVPL
- a CDS encoding cytochrome c biogenesis protein CcdA, with amino-acid sequence MTGVPIEFALVLGSVAALNPCGFALLPTYLTLLVAQNGRPGSAEALRRAGITTLAMTAGFVAVFGAFGLVVVPAAVSVERVLPWATVVIGIALVALGCWLVAGRELAVPVPRLRGVAPSSSAWSMVWYGVGYAVASLSCTVAPFLAMATATFSSAGVAGGLLAFVAYGVGMGLVVGFLAAAVALGSDTVVRRARRLLPYVSRVSGALLIPAGAYVVYYGVYELRLRAGGDPQDPVIDAALAVQGTVSGWVIDIGPAWFAAAAATVVGVGLLAGLLRRRVRR